Proteins co-encoded in one Chrysemys picta bellii isolate R12L10 chromosome 13, ASM1138683v2, whole genome shotgun sequence genomic window:
- the LOC101950773 gene encoding olfactory receptor 14A16-like: protein MTNQTSVNEFRLLGFSDIRELQILHFLVFLFVYVAALMGNFLIIVLVTLDHHLHSPMYFFLKNMSFLDLCYISATVPKSMVNAIMQHHSISFHSCFLQLFFFITFGTAELALLTVMAYDRYLAICRPLRYRTVMNSRACVQMAAGSWLSGALYSVLHVGNSFSLPFCGPNFVHQFFCDIPPLLQLSCSDTQPNTVHNIVLALCYGFICFTFIFVSYVHIFKTVVRITSAEGRYKAFSTCLPHLIVVSLFIGTGFFMYMKPNSRSPSTQDMLVPVLYAVVPPVLNPIIYSLRNKEIKEALRKVKRQGWNMATYF from the coding sequence ATGACCAACCAAACGTCTGTGAATGAATTCCGTCTCCTGGGATTTTCTGACATCCGCGAGCTGCAGATCTTGCACTTTCTTGTGTTCCTGTTTGTTTATGTGGCCGCCCTCATGGGGAATTTCCTCATCATTGTCCTTGTGACCCTCGACCATCACCTCCAcagccccatgtacttcttcctcaagAACATGTCGTTCTTAGACCTCTGCTACATCTCTGCCACTGTCCCCAAATCCATGGTGAATGCCATCATGCAGCACCACTCCATTTCTTTCCACAGCTGCTTCCTGCAGTTGTTTTTCTTCATCACGTTTGGGACAGCAGAGTTGGCCTTGTTGACTGTCATGGCATATGACCGCTACCTGGCCATCTGCAGACCTCTGAGATACAGGACAGTAATGAATAGCAGAGCCTGTGTCCAGATGGCTGCCGGGTCCTGGCTCAGTGGAGCGCTGTATTCAGTGCTGCACGTGGGTAACTCATTCAGCTTACCTTTCTGTGGGCCCAACTTTGTTCACCagttcttctgtgacatcccacccctcctgcagctctcttGCTCTGACACGCAGCCCAACACAGTCCACAACATCGTATTAGCCCTCTGCTATGGCTTTATCTGCTTCACCTTTATCTTTGTGTCCTatgttcacattttcaaaactgtaGTGAGAATCACCTCTGCAGAGGGCAggtataaagccttctccacGTGCCTGCCCCACTTGATTGTAGTCTCCTTGTTCATTGGCACTGGATTCTTCATGTACATGAAGCCAAACTCTAGGTCCCCGTCGACTCAAGACATGTTGGTGCCTGTGCTCTATGCTGTTGTACCACCAGTACTAAACCCTATTATCTACAGCCTCAGGAATAAGGAGATAAAAGAAGCGCTAAGAAAAGTGAAAAGGCAGGGGTGGAATATGGCCACATATTTCTGA
- the LOC135975245 gene encoding myb/SANT-like DNA-binding domain-containing protein 1, which yields MQSSPAVMAVQSVNRKRAPAWTDREVLDLIAVWGDESVLSELRSKRRNAKIYEKISKDMAERGYSRDATQCRVKIKELRQGYQKTKEANGCSGSHPQTSRFYEALHSILGAAATTTPPVTVDSEDGIVSTAGSSDMLGDGEDEEGDEEGEAVGSAHNADFPKSQDLFITLTEIPYEASPAVTPDTESGEGSATPSATVSQPSLESHSQRLARIRRRKRRTREDMFSELMACSQAQAAQQTQWRENLTRMHQANMDREERWRQEDQQATQTLLGLLREQTDTLRRLVDVLQEWRQEDRAPLQSISNRPPLPPSPIPTSPKVQRRRGGRVPAKSHSTPAESSSSRRLSFPKI from the exons atgcagagctctccagcagtgatggccgtgcagtctgtgaatagaaagagggccccagcatggactgatcgggaagtcttggatctcatcgctgtgtggggcgatgagtccgtgctttccgagctgcgatccaaaagacggaatgcaaagatctacgagaagatctctaaagacatggcagagagaggatacagccgggatgcaacgcagtgccgcgtgaaaatcaaggagctgagacaaggctaccagaagaccaaagaggcaaacggatgctccggatcccatccccagacatcccgtttctacgaggcactgcattccatcctcggtgcggccgccaccactaccccaccagtgaccgtggactctgaggatgggatagtgtccacggccggttcctcggacatgttaggggacggggaagatgaggaaggagatgaggagggcgaggcagtcggcagcgctcacaacgctgatttccccaagagccaggatctcttcatcacccttacagagatcccctacgaagcgtccccagccgttaccccggacacagaatctggtgaaggatcagcca ccccatctgcgactgtctcacaacctagcctggaatcacactcccagaggctagcgcggattaggcgtaggaagaggaggacacgggaggacatgttctctgagcttatggcctgttcccaagcccaggcagcacagcagacccagtggcgggagaacttgacccgaatgcaccaagccaacatggatcgggaggagaggtggcggcaggaagaccagcaggcgactcaaacgctgcttggactactgagggagcaaacggacacgctccggcgccttgtggatgttctgcaggaatggaggcaggaggacagagccccgctgcagtccatctctaaccgccctcccctgccaccaagtcccatacccacctcacccaaagtgcaaagaaggagaggcggcagagtccctgctaagtctcactccacccctgcagagagctctagtagcagaaggctctcatttcccaaaatttga